The genomic DNA CGAGGCGATCGACCTCGGCGAGCTCGGCGTCATCGACGATGGCATGTTCGACTTGTCTGCTGCGGCGGATCGGGTTCTGGAATCGGTCGATGAGGACACAGCGACCGTGGTCTGCGGACTGTCTCTGGGAGCGATGGTGGCCACTGTGGTCGCGGCCAGAGCAGCACCCGGCTCACTCGACGCGCTGATTCTCTCCGGCGGACAGGTCAGACCCCCGAAATGGATGATGCGTCTGCAGTGGCAGATCTCCATCCGACTGCCGGAAGCGGCGTTCGGAGCATACGGTTCGACGAAGACCGAGACCTTGGCCATGTACGCGGCAGTCGAAGCCGCCGATCTGCGGGGCCGCCTCGGCGAAG from Brevibacterium sp. JSBI002 includes the following:
- a CDS encoding alpha/beta fold hydrolase, with amino-acid sequence MNAASPQLIFLHGAGERAAVWDDVIAGLPGDWSCEAIDLGELGVIDDGMFDLSAAADRVLESVDEDTATVVCGLSLGAMVATVVAARAAPGSLDALILSGGQVRPPKWMMRLQWQISIRLPEAAFGAYGSTKTETLAMYAAVEAADLRGRLGEVRVPTAVWCGTRDIANRPAARQLAEGIDGAELRFVPGMGHDWHRSHPAAFAAHLREFVTAALARKPRGR